A genomic stretch from Lagenorhynchus albirostris chromosome 12, mLagAlb1.1, whole genome shotgun sequence includes:
- the FUT9 gene encoding 4-galactosyl-N-acetylglucosaminide 3-alpha-L-fucosyltransferase 9, whose protein sequence is MTSASKGILRPFLIVCIILGCFMACLLIYIKPTNSWIFNPMESASTVLKMKNFFSTKTDYFNETTILIWVWPFGQTFDLTSCQAMFNIQGCHLTTDRSLYNKSHAVLIHHRDISWDLTNLPQQARPPFQKWIWMNLESPTHTPQKSGIEHLFNLTLTYRRDSDIQVPYGFLTVSTNPFVFEVPSKEKLVCWVVSNWNPEHARVKYYNELSKSIEIHTYGQAFGEYVNDKNLIPTISTCKFYLSFENSIHKDYITEKLYNAFLAGSVPVVLGPSRENYENYIPADSFIHVEDYNSPSELAKYLKEVDKNNKLYLSYFNWRKDFTVNLPRFWESHACLACDHVKRHQEYKSVGNLEKWFWN, encoded by the coding sequence ATGACCTCGGCATCCAAAGGAATTCTCCGCCCATTTTTAATCGTCTGCATTATCCTGGGCTGCTTCATGGCATGTCTGCTCATTTACATCAAGCCCACCAACAGCTGGATCTTCAATCCGATGGAGTCAGCCAGCACTgtgctgaaaatgaaaaatttcttcTCCACCAAAACTGATTATTTTAACGAAACTACGATTCTGATTTGGGTGTGGCCATTTGGGCAGACCTTTGACCTTACATCTTGCCAAGCAATGTTCAACATCCAAGGATGCCATCTCACGACGGACCGGTCCCTGTACAACAAATCGCACGCGGTTCTGATCCATCACCGAGACATCAGTTGGGATCTGACTAATTTACCTCAGCAGGCGAGGCCACCCTTCCAGAAATGGATTTGGATGAATTTGGAATCACCAACTCACACACCCCAGAAGAGCGGCATTGAGCATCTGTTCAACCTGACTCTGACTTATCGCCGCGACTCAGATATCCAAGTGCCTTATGGCTTCTTGACGGTGAGCACAAACCCCTTCGTGTTTGAAGTGCCAAGCAAAGAGAAGTTAGTGTGCTGGGTTGTAAGTAACTGGAACCCTGAGCATGCCAGGGTCAAGTATTACAATGAGCTAAGCAAAAGCATTGAAATCCATACCTATGGGCAAGCATTTGGAGAGTATGTGAATGATAAAAATTTGATTCCTACCATATCTACTTGCaaattttatctttcctttgaAAACTCAATCCACAAAGATTACATCACAGAAAAGCTCTACAATGCTTTTCTGGCTGGCTCTGTGCCTGTTGTTTTGGGGCCATCTAGGGAAAACTATGAGAATTATATTCCagcagattcattcattcatgtggaAGATTATAACTCTCCCAGTGAGCTAGCAAAGTATCTGAAGGAAGtagataaaaacaataaattatacCTTAGTTACTTTAACTGGAGGAAAGATTTCACAGTAAATCTTCCACGATTTTGGGAATCACATGCATGCTTGGCTTGTGACCATGTGAAAAGACATCAAGAATATAAATCTGTTGGTAATTTAGAGAAATGGTTTTGGAATTAA